Proteins from a single region of Desulfolutivibrio sulfoxidireducens:
- a CDS encoding outer membrane homotrimeric porin: protein MKRLTLALAAILVLGCFASAQAATEVKMTGDFRVYGNWWSGRNFTGWANEFNGGVAAGTRTEDNFGINQRFRLRTDFVANEALKFRLGIRVNNQWWGNGTLTADAPAVSIDVYQAFLQFKWPDTDIEFTVGRQPLAFPQSGYFDGSLIFDSETAAIVITAPLIPDTLSLMVGYSRFYDRGQWDATTTQVGDELDLFFLALPITLDGFSITPWTALGIGGRSAAYANEIAWNLTSAGSNGMWGRWAAANLADNVAAYNAAVGAGLIPVAMQPMYIQGFNQAGQAIAKKALWDNNQNTYWWLGGAIEVDALDPIKFYADVMYGQGAMSDRKSSQRHGWFIDAAIEYTGWDVLTPSIFGWWSTGEDGSWSNGSERMPYTFSSWNGGTSFLFDGGQELGADSNMYMNPVGTWGIGVSLQDISFIEKLTHRITVVYTQGTNSSKAFRAMNWTNPLVTAFPTAVYMTGAWNQAAWYGVDYNYPSYGSNGLFTMGRDLTVEEYVIGVSFDHKYMIYENLAAILETGYAHGSFQKSVWGPRLTEKASDAWRVALGLQYKF, encoded by the coding sequence ATGAAACGTTTGACTCTTGCTTTGGCGGCCATTTTGGTCCTGGGCTGTTTCGCCAGCGCCCAGGCGGCCACCGAAGTGAAGATGACCGGTGACTTCCGTGTCTATGGCAACTGGTGGAGCGGCCGCAACTTCACCGGGTGGGCGAATGAATTCAACGGTGGTGTCGCCGCCGGAACCCGCACCGAGGACAACTTCGGCATCAACCAGCGCTTCCGCCTGCGCACCGACTTTGTGGCCAACGAGGCCCTGAAGTTCCGCTTGGGCATCCGCGTGAACAACCAGTGGTGGGGTAACGGCACCCTGACCGCCGACGCCCCGGCCGTGTCCATCGACGTCTATCAGGCCTTTTTGCAGTTCAAGTGGCCGGATACCGACATCGAGTTCACCGTGGGTCGTCAGCCCCTGGCGTTCCCCCAGAGCGGCTACTTTGACGGCAGCCTGATCTTCGACTCCGAGACCGCCGCCATCGTGATCACCGCCCCGCTGATCCCCGACACCCTGAGCCTGATGGTCGGCTACAGCAGGTTCTATGACCGCGGCCAGTGGGATGCCACCACCACCCAGGTGGGCGACGAGCTGGATCTGTTCTTCCTGGCCCTGCCCATCACCCTGGACGGCTTCAGCATCACCCCGTGGACGGCCCTTGGCATCGGTGGCCGCAGCGCCGCCTACGCCAACGAGATCGCCTGGAACCTGACCAGCGCCGGTTCCAACGGCATGTGGGGCAGATGGGCCGCCGCGAACCTGGCCGACAACGTCGCGGCGTACAACGCCGCCGTTGGCGCCGGTCTCATCCCGGTGGCCATGCAGCCCATGTATATCCAGGGCTTCAACCAGGCTGGCCAGGCCATCGCCAAGAAGGCCCTGTGGGACAACAACCAGAACACCTACTGGTGGCTCGGCGGCGCGATTGAAGTCGACGCCCTCGATCCCATCAAGTTCTACGCCGACGTGATGTACGGACAGGGCGCCATGAGCGACCGCAAGTCCAGCCAGCGTCACGGCTGGTTCATCGACGCGGCCATCGAGTACACCGGCTGGGACGTGCTGACCCCGTCCATCTTCGGCTGGTGGAGCACTGGTGAAGACGGTTCCTGGAGCAACGGCAGCGAGCGTATGCCCTACACCTTCTCCTCCTGGAACGGCGGCACCTCCTTCCTGTTCGACGGCGGACAGGAACTGGGCGCGGACAGCAACATGTACATGAACCCGGTGGGCACCTGGGGCATCGGCGTCTCCCTGCAGGACATCTCCTTCATCGAGAAGCTGACCCATCGCATCACCGTCGTGTACACCCAGGGCACCAACTCCTCCAAGGCCTTCCGGGCCATGAACTGGACCAACCCGCTGGTCACCGCCTTCCCGACCGCCGTGTACATGACCGGCGCCTGGAACCAGGCCGCCTGGTACGGTGTGGACTACAACTACCCCAGCTACGGCTCCAACGGCCTGTTCACCATGGGCCGCGACCTGACCGTCGAAGAGTACGTGATCGGCGTGAGCTTCGACCACAAGTACATGATCTATGAGAACCTGGCTGCCATCCTTGAGACCGGCTATGCCCACGGCTCCTTCCAGAAGAGCGTGTGGGGACCGCGTCTGACCGAAAAGGCCTCCGACGCTTGGCGCGTGGCCCTGGGTCTGCAGTACAAGTTCTAA
- a CDS encoding M15 family metallopeptidase, translating into MPEIPGVEGLSQGQRLDVSVLNQAYPGILAGVEVEDGQVVLVTGSGKRFVYDDGRTKTAREALDDPDMEDMLAQTYEPGPLREDPPAGHHPGRRRVTAFFQEVYGHDAGEVSAACRPVRFLDRTVLFNAKNGAADALERVSARLAGLVARDPVLRQVLYPVVGTFCWRTIAGTKRLSMHSLAIAVDVNPGRNPYWRHHRRPSDMLARRRDFPKEVVEAFEAEGFIWGGKWVEYDVMHFEYRPELLIKFRETR; encoded by the coding sequence ATGCCGGAAATACCCGGGGTGGAAGGGCTGTCCCAGGGCCAGAGGCTGGATGTTTCGGTGTTGAACCAGGCCTATCCCGGGATACTCGCGGGCGTCGAGGTTGAAGACGGCCAGGTGGTGCTCGTGACCGGTTCCGGGAAACGCTTCGTCTACGATGACGGCCGGACCAAGACCGCGCGGGAGGCGCTTGACGATCCGGATATGGAGGACATGCTGGCCCAGACGTACGAGCCCGGACCGCTGCGCGAAGATCCTCCGGCCGGGCATCATCCGGGTAGAAGGCGGGTCACGGCCTTTTTCCAGGAGGTGTACGGCCATGACGCCGGGGAGGTCTCGGCCGCATGTCGACCGGTGCGGTTTTTGGACCGCACGGTCCTGTTCAATGCCAAAAACGGCGCGGCCGACGCCCTGGAACGGGTTTCGGCGCGCCTTGCGGGGCTGGTGGCCCGCGATCCGGTCCTGAGGCAGGTGTTGTATCCGGTCGTGGGGACGTTCTGCTGGCGGACCATCGCCGGGACGAAGCGTCTGAGCATGCATTCCCTGGCCATCGCCGTGGATGTGAATCCGGGGCGCAATCCGTACTGGCGGCATCATCGGCGGCCGTCGGACATGCTGGCCCGCCGCCGGGATTTTCCGAAGGAGGTGGTTGAGGCCTTTGAGGCCGAGGGATTCATCTGGGGCGGGAAATGGGTGGAATATGATGTCATGCATTTTGAGTACCGTCCGGAACTATTGATAAAATTCCGGGAGACTCGTTGA
- a CDS encoding outer membrane homotrimeric porin, translating into MKRLTLALAAILVLGCFASAQAATEVKMTGDFRVYGNWWSGRNFTGWANEFNGGVPAGTRTEDNFGVNQRFRLRTDFVANEALKFRLGIRVNNQWWGNGTLTADAPAVSIDVYQAFLQFKWPDTDIEFTVGRQPLALPQSGYFDGGLVFDSEAAAIVITAPLIPDTLSLLVGYSRFYDRGQWDATTTQVGDELDLFFLALPVTLEGFSITPWTAIGIGGRSANYDGLVAANLTSAGSNGMWGTWAATTLADNLATYNAAVAAGLVPVAAQAAYVQNFNQAAQAINKKAMWENNQNTYWWLGGAIEVDALDPVKFYADVIYGQGAMNDRKSSQRHGWFIDAAIEYTGWDVLTPSIFGWWSTGEDGSWSNGSERMPYTVPSWNGGTSFLFDGGQELGADSNMYINPVGTWGLGISLKDISFVEKLTHRITVAYVQGTNSSKAIRATNWTNVLVAANPTAVYMTGAWNQAAWYGVDYSYPSYASNGLFGMGRDLTVEEYVIGVSFDHKYMIYENLAAILETGYAHGSFQKSVWGPRLTEKAADAWRVALGLQYKF; encoded by the coding sequence ATGAAGCGTTTGACCCTCGCTTTGGCGGCCATTTTGGTCCTGGGCTGCTTCGCCAGCGCCCAGGCGGCCACCGAAGTGAAGATGACCGGTGATTTCCGTGTCTATGGCAACTGGTGGAGCGGCCGCAACTTCACCGGGTGGGCGAATGAATTCAACGGTGGTGTCCCCGCCGGAACCCGCACCGAGGACAACTTCGGCGTCAACCAGCGCTTCCGCCTGCGCACCGACTTCGTGGCCAACGAGGCCCTGAAGTTCCGCTTGGGCATCCGCGTGAACAACCAGTGGTGGGGTAACGGCACCCTGACCGCCGACGCCCCGGCCGTGTCCATCGACGTCTATCAGGCCTTCTTGCAGTTCAAGTGGCCGGATACCGACATCGAGTTCACCGTGGGCCGTCAGCCCCTGGCCCTGCCCCAGAGCGGCTACTTCGACGGCGGCCTGGTCTTCGACTCCGAAGCCGCCGCCATCGTGATCACCGCCCCGCTGATCCCCGACACCCTGAGCCTGTTGGTCGGTTACAGCCGGTTCTATGACCGCGGCCAGTGGGACGCCACCACCACCCAGGTGGGCGATGAGCTGGATCTGTTCTTCCTGGCCCTGCCCGTCACCCTGGAAGGCTTCAGCATCACCCCGTGGACGGCCATTGGCATCGGCGGCCGCAGCGCCAACTACGACGGCCTGGTCGCCGCGAACCTGACCAGCGCCGGCTCCAACGGCATGTGGGGCACCTGGGCCGCCACGACCCTGGCCGACAACTTGGCCACGTACAACGCCGCCGTGGCCGCCGGTCTGGTTCCGGTCGCCGCCCAGGCCGCGTACGTCCAGAACTTCAACCAGGCTGCCCAGGCCATCAACAAGAAGGCCATGTGGGAAAACAACCAGAACACCTACTGGTGGCTCGGCGGCGCGATTGAAGTCGACGCCCTCGATCCCGTCAAGTTCTACGCCGACGTGATCTACGGACAGGGCGCCATGAACGACCGCAAGTCCAGCCAGCGTCACGGCTGGTTCATCGACGCGGCCATCGAGTACACCGGCTGGGACGTGCTGACCCCGTCCATCTTCGGCTGGTGGAGCACTGGTGAAGACGGTTCCTGGAGCAACGGCAGCGAGCGCATGCCCTACACCGTTCCCTCCTGGAACGGCGGCACCTCCTTCCTGTTCGACGGCGGACAGGAGCTGGGCGCCGACAGCAACATGTACATAAACCCGGTGGGCACCTGGGGTCTGGGCATCTCCCTGAAGGACATCTCCTTTGTCGAGAAGCTGACCCATCGCATCACCGTGGCCTATGTGCAGGGAACCAACTCGTCCAAGGCCATCCGGGCCACCAACTGGACCAACGTGCTTGTCGCCGCCAACCCCACCGCCGTGTACATGACCGGCGCCTGGAACCAGGCCGCCTGGTACGGCGTGGACTACTCCTACCCGAGCTACGCCTCCAACGGCCTGTTCGGCATGGGCCGCGACCTGACGGTCGAGGAGTATGTGATCGGCGTGAGCTTCGACCACAAGTACATGATCTACGAGAACCTGGCTGCCATCCTCGAGACCGGCTATGCCCACGGCTCCTTCCAGAAGAGCGTGTGGGGACCGCGTCTGACCGAAAAGGCCGCCGACGCCTGGCGCGTGGCCCTGGGTCTGCAGTACAAGTTCTAA
- a CDS encoding hydrogenase small subunit, with amino-acid sequence MKFSVGLGRENAEERLEQRGVTRRDFMKFCASVAAAMGMGPAFAPRVAQALTATKRPSVVWLHNAECTGCSEAILRTVKPFIDELILDTISLDYHETIMAAAGEAAEAALHAAVAAPDGYYLVVEGGIPTIENGAWGKVSGKTMLETTKALAPKAKGVICMGTCSCFGGVQKAKPNPSQAMGVKEATGVTTINIAGCPPNPINFVGAVVHVLTKGIPELDANGRPKMFYGETVHDNCPRLKHFEASEFAPSFDSEEAKKGFCLYELGCKGPVTYNNCPKVLFNQTIWPVAAGHPCIGCSEPDFWDSMSPFYQQ; translated from the coding sequence ATGAAATTCTCTGTGGGTCTTGGCAGGGAAAATGCCGAAGAGCGGCTTGAGCAAAGGGGAGTCACGCGCCGCGATTTCATGAAGTTCTGCGCGTCGGTGGCCGCCGCCATGGGCATGGGCCCGGCCTTCGCGCCCAGGGTGGCCCAGGCGCTCACCGCCACGAAGCGTCCCTCCGTGGTGTGGTTGCACAACGCCGAATGCACGGGCTGCTCCGAGGCCATCCTGCGCACGGTGAAACCGTTCATCGACGAACTGATCCTGGACACCATTTCGCTCGACTACCATGAGACCATCATGGCCGCCGCGGGCGAAGCCGCCGAAGCGGCCCTGCATGCCGCCGTGGCCGCGCCGGACGGCTATTACCTGGTGGTCGAGGGCGGCATTCCGACCATCGAAAACGGGGCCTGGGGCAAGGTTTCCGGAAAGACCATGCTCGAGACCACCAAGGCCCTGGCTCCCAAGGCCAAGGGCGTCATCTGCATGGGCACCTGCTCCTGCTTCGGCGGCGTGCAGAAGGCCAAGCCCAATCCCAGCCAGGCCATGGGCGTCAAAGAGGCCACCGGCGTGACCACCATCAACATCGCCGGTTGCCCCCCCAACCCCATCAACTTCGTGGGCGCGGTGGTCCATGTCCTGACCAAGGGCATCCCCGAGCTGGACGCCAACGGCCGTCCGAAAATGTTCTACGGCGAGACCGTGCATGACAACTGTCCCCGCCTCAAGCACTTCGAGGCTTCGGAGTTCGCGCCTTCCTTCGATTCCGAGGAGGCCAAGAAAGGCTTCTGCCTCTACGAGCTGGGCTGCAAGGGGCCGGTCACCTACAACAACTGCCCCAAGGTGCTCTTCAACCAGACCATCTGGCCGGTCGCGGCCGGGCATCCCTGCATCGGTTGCAGCGAGCCCGACTTCTGGGATTCCATGAGCCCGTTCTATCAGCAGTAG
- a CDS encoding DUF401 family protein yields the protein MDFLTGLLPLFKVLAAFAAMLVGIRLRLGLPLAILAGSILLAALFRLAPLAWLQTAAYALVDTQTLCLAGIVACIMILSDFLEKTGQNDRLMRALAPLLKNPGLRLTFFPALIGLLPMPGGAHFSAPMVKSVADPLHIRPMDQAIINYWFRHLWEPCWPLYPGLILSASLANVSIATIMAYTWPAALACTLIGWFFFLRPNLKNTPALPATSEIPASKTLLVLGLPLLTAILGAVGVEAAFAAVKTDLPFEIGVMAALVAASLVCALQNRVHPREALGELTNRHTLHMLAVIAAIFIFKDTLAQTGVASQLAASAGKEAVLITAAAIVPFLVGLVSGITMAYVGAAFPLLMAVIPMTPTGPDMAWITLAILCGYTGVLISPLHICFIFSCTYYHVDLAQAWRRLVLPCAVFLVASLAFVALL from the coding sequence ATGGACTTTCTCACGGGACTTCTTCCTCTCTTCAAAGTCCTGGCCGCCTTCGCAGCCATGCTCGTGGGCATCCGCCTGCGTCTGGGACTGCCCCTGGCCATCCTGGCCGGAAGCATCCTGTTGGCCGCCCTGTTCCGCCTGGCCCCCCTGGCCTGGCTGCAAACCGCGGCCTACGCCCTGGTCGACACCCAGACCCTGTGCCTGGCGGGCATCGTGGCCTGCATCATGATCTTAAGCGACTTCCTGGAAAAAACCGGCCAGAACGACCGGCTCATGCGCGCCCTGGCCCCCCTGCTCAAAAACCCGGGCCTGCGCCTGACCTTTTTTCCGGCCCTCATCGGGCTTCTGCCCATGCCCGGAGGCGCCCATTTCTCCGCCCCCATGGTCAAAAGCGTGGCCGACCCGCTGCACATCCGCCCCATGGACCAAGCCATCATCAACTACTGGTTCCGGCACCTCTGGGAACCCTGCTGGCCCCTCTACCCCGGTCTCATCCTGTCCGCCTCCCTGGCGAACGTCTCCATCGCCACCATCATGGCCTACACCTGGCCCGCCGCCCTGGCCTGCACCCTCATCGGCTGGTTCTTCTTTTTACGCCCAAACCTCAAAAACACGCCCGCGCTTCCCGCAACCTCCGAAATACCCGCTTCCAAGACCCTGCTCGTCCTCGGCCTGCCCCTTCTGACCGCCATCCTCGGCGCGGTGGGCGTCGAGGCCGCCTTCGCGGCCGTTAAAACCGACCTCCCCTTCGAAATCGGGGTCATGGCCGCCCTGGTGGCCGCAAGCCTGGTCTGCGCCCTGCAAAACCGCGTGCACCCCCGCGAGGCACTGGGCGAGCTGACCAACCGCCATACCCTGCACATGCTGGCGGTCATCGCCGCCATCTTCATCTTCAAGGACACCCTGGCCCAGACCGGCGTGGCCTCGCAGCTCGCCGCCTCGGCGGGCAAGGAGGCGGTCCTGATCACCGCCGCGGCCATCGTGCCCTTCCTGGTCGGCCTGGTCTCCGGCATCACCATGGCCTACGTGGGCGCGGCCTTCCCCCTGCTCATGGCCGTCATCCCCATGACCCCCACCGGACCGGACATGGCCTGGATCACCCTGGCCATCCTGTGCGGCTATACCGGCGTGCTCATCTCCCCCCTGCACATCTGCTTCATCTTCTCCTGCACCTACTACCACGTCGACCTCGCCCAGGCCTGGCGCCGCCTCGTCCTGCCCTGCGCCGTCTTTTTGGTTGCCAGCCTGGCCTTCGTCGCCCTGCTGTAA
- the recJ gene encoding single-stranded-DNA-specific exonuclease RecJ, with amino-acid sequence MSRAAFGHGDGLGSRLGVSDLVVGLLQSRGLATVEEMDVFLSPGLRHLMRPEEIPGLTRAAEVVAAGLARGKTVAVWGDYDVDGVTATALLLDFFRQRGITALWRIPNRLEEGYGLNVRGVERLAEAGAGVLVTVDCGITNVAEVARARELGMAVVVTDHHLPGPDLPPADAMCDPRLADNAGRDLAGVGVAFFLAAALNRMLPGTPCDVRRLLDLVALGTLADVVPLVGQNRILVKNGLLVLSQSDRPGVFALRETCGHAPRSPIGSGQVVFGLAPRINAAGRMGRAEAALDLLLAPDVDTARPLAAFLDQENALRRQEEGRIQEEAMAQAEKQAGQAALTLFSPGWHSGIIGIVASRIVEATHKPTLIVTEEGGLLKGSGRSISALDLHEALTDLADLFVKFGGHRQAAGFSLAVGRLGELCQGFEAAVVRRIGAAPIAPVLRLDGELGFAAISAPLVREIELLQPFGPSNPEPLFSSPPVVALSRRTFGGSGDNVRMTLRDDAAGLTLRCTGWRMAGEVPDAVVGRPMRVAFTPRLDAYDGLPKIELRLKDIKMVETRAAT; translated from the coding sequence ATGTCGCGTGCCGCTTTTGGGCACGGAGACGGCCTGGGATCCCGGTTGGGGGTTTCGGATCTGGTAGTGGGGCTGCTGCAAAGCCGGGGGCTTGCAACCGTCGAGGAGATGGACGTCTTTTTGTCGCCGGGGTTGCGACACCTGATGCGGCCGGAGGAGATACCCGGGCTGACCAGGGCGGCCGAGGTGGTCGCCGCCGGCCTGGCCAGGGGAAAAACGGTCGCGGTCTGGGGCGACTACGACGTGGACGGGGTGACGGCCACCGCGCTTTTGCTGGATTTTTTCCGACAGCGGGGGATCACGGCCCTTTGGCGCATCCCGAACCGTCTGGAGGAGGGATACGGCCTGAACGTTCGTGGCGTGGAGCGTCTGGCCGAGGCCGGGGCCGGCGTTTTGGTGACGGTGGACTGCGGCATCACCAATGTGGCCGAGGTGGCCAGGGCCAGGGAACTGGGCATGGCGGTGGTGGTCACGGACCATCATCTGCCCGGTCCCGATCTGCCGCCGGCGGACGCGATGTGCGATCCCAGGCTGGCGGACAATGCCGGCCGGGATCTGGCCGGGGTGGGGGTGGCCTTTTTTCTGGCGGCGGCGCTCAACCGGATGCTGCCGGGCACGCCCTGCGACGTGCGCCGCCTGCTCGATCTGGTGGCCCTGGGGACCCTGGCCGATGTGGTGCCGCTGGTGGGCCAGAATCGGATTCTGGTCAAAAACGGTCTGTTGGTATTGTCCCAGTCCGACCGTCCGGGGGTGTTCGCGCTTCGGGAGACGTGCGGCCACGCGCCGCGCTCGCCCATCGGTTCCGGCCAGGTGGTGTTCGGCCTGGCCCCGCGCATCAACGCGGCCGGGCGCATGGGCCGGGCGGAGGCGGCCCTGGACCTGCTTCTGGCCCCGGATGTGGACACGGCCCGGCCCTTGGCGGCCTTTCTGGATCAGGAGAACGCCCTGCGCCGCCAGGAGGAGGGCCGCATCCAGGAAGAGGCCATGGCCCAGGCCGAAAAGCAGGCCGGGCAGGCCGCCCTGACCCTGTTTTCGCCGGGCTGGCATTCGGGGATCATCGGCATCGTGGCCTCGCGCATCGTTGAGGCCACGCACAAGCCCACGCTGATCGTCACCGAGGAAGGCGGCCTGCTCAAGGGCTCGGGGCGGAGCATCTCCGCCTTGGACCTGCACGAGGCCCTGACGGATCTCGCGGACCTTTTCGTGAAGTTCGGCGGACACCGCCAGGCGGCGGGATTTTCCCTCGCGGTGGGCAGGCTCGGGGAACTTTGCCAGGGATTCGAGGCGGCCGTGGTGCGACGCATCGGCGCCGCGCCCATTGCGCCGGTGCTGCGGCTTGACGGGGAGCTTGGCTTTGCGGCCATAAGCGCCCCGCTGGTCCGGGAGATCGAGCTTTTGCAGCCGTTTGGCCCGTCCAATCCCGAACCGCTGTTTTCCTCGCCGCCGGTGGTGGCCCTCTCCCGTCGGACATTTGGCGGATCCGGGGACAATGTGCGGATGACGTTGCGCGACGACGCGGCGGGTCTGACGCTTCGGTGCACAGGCTGGCGCATGGCCGGGGAGGTCCCGGACGCCGTGGTGGGTCGCCCGATGCGGGTGGCCTTCACGCCCCGGCTCGACGCCTACGACGGCCTGCCGAAGATCGAGCTTCGCCTGAAGGACATCAAGATGGTGGAGACGAGGGCCGCCACATAG
- a CDS encoding HDOD domain-containing protein, with translation MNHERGQRFLLDLPSLRLDLPFSPILLEKLFTLTGEGSMAPPGDIADTLAKDQGLTAKILTMANSAFYGLQSEVRTVHRAVTVLGLNEIRTLVLALGVKHLAASHKLPPAFDVPAYFEHQLAVGLTAKELSPLLGVADADNLFTAGVLHDLGKLLTAQHRPDDWLAIESLCAAENILYHPAEERYWGLDHGLIGAMVLKSWNLPAELTEPVNWHHVPTHSPTHRREAITLCTADAMVRRLENPAIPCDAPWRRVLQKFDLDPEATLAAIQALLSARPLNLFALAA, from the coding sequence ATGAACCACGAACGCGGACAACGCTTTCTTCTCGACCTTCCGTCCCTGAGGCTCGATCTCCCCTTCTCGCCCATTCTTCTGGAGAAACTCTTCACCCTGACCGGCGAGGGGTCCATGGCCCCCCCCGGGGACATCGCCGACACCCTGGCCAAGGACCAGGGACTTACGGCCAAGATCCTGACCATGGCCAACTCCGCCTTCTACGGCCTGCAATCCGAGGTCCGCACTGTCCACCGGGCCGTCACCGTCCTTGGGCTCAACGAGATCCGCACCCTGGTTCTGGCCCTTGGCGTCAAACACCTGGCCGCCTCCCACAAACTGCCCCCCGCCTTCGACGTCCCGGCCTATTTCGAGCACCAGCTCGCCGTGGGCCTGACCGCCAAGGAGCTCTCCCCCCTTCTCGGCGTCGCCGACGCCGACAACCTCTTCACCGCCGGCGTGCTCCACGACCTCGGCAAGCTCCTCACCGCCCAGCATCGGCCCGACGACTGGCTGGCCATCGAATCCCTGTGCGCCGCCGAAAACATCCTTTACCATCCGGCCGAGGAACGGTACTGGGGCCTGGACCACGGCCTGATCGGGGCCATGGTCCTCAAATCGTGGAACCTCCCCGCCGAGCTCACCGAACCCGTCAACTGGCACCACGTCCCCACCCACTCCCCCACCCACAGGCGCGAGGCCATCACCCTGTGTACCGCCGACGCCATGGTCAGGCGCCTCGAAAACCCCGCCATCCCCTGCGACGCTCCCTGGCGGCGGGTGCTCCAAAAATTCGATCTCGACCCCGAGGCCACCCTGGCCGCCATCCAAGCCCTGCTCTCAGCCCGCCCCCTCAACCTGTTCGCCCTGGCGGCCTAA
- a CDS encoding outer membrane homotrimeric porin, translated as MKRLTLALAAILVLGCFASAQAATEVKMTGDFRVYGNWWSGRNFTGWSNEFNGGSSAGSQTEDSFGVNQRFRLRTDFVANEALKFRLGIRVNNQWWGRGTLTADAPAVSIDVYQAFLQFKWPDTDIEFTVGRQPLALPQSGYFDGGLVFDSEAAAIVITAPLIPDTLSLLVGYSRFYDDGQWDGSTTQVADELDLFFMALPITLDGFSVTPWTAIGIGGRDAGYDSLVAANLTSAGSNGLWGAWANTQYAENLQTYNAAVAAGLIPASQQAAYTQAFAQAAQAINKKSMWENNQNTYWWLGGAIEVDALDPIKFYADVIYGQGAMSDRKSSQRHGWFIDAAIEYTGWDVLTPSVFGWWSTGEDGSWTNGSERMPYTVPGWNAGTSFLFDGGQELGADSNMYMNPVGTWGIGASLKDISFIEKLTHRITVAYVQGTNSSKAIRATNLSYVQILNNATAVAMTGASVTPAYYGVDYSYPSYSSNGLFAMGRDLTVEEYVIGVNFDHKYMIYENLAAILETGYAHGSFQKSVWGSRLVNKASDAWRVALGLQYKF; from the coding sequence ATGAAGCGTTTGACCCTTGCTTTGGCGGCCATTTTGGTCCTGGGCTGCTTCGCCAGCGCCCAGGCGGCCACCGAAGTGAAGATGACTGGTGACTTCCGTGTCTATGGCAACTGGTGGAGCGGCCGCAACTTCACCGGGTGGTCCAATGAATTCAATGGCGGATCATCCGCCGGCTCCCAGACCGAAGACAGCTTCGGCGTCAACCAGCGGTTCCGCCTGCGCACCGACTTCGTGGCCAACGAGGCCCTGAAGTTCCGCTTGGGCATCCGCGTGAACAACCAGTGGTGGGGTCGCGGCACCCTGACCGCCGACGCCCCGGCCGTGTCCATCGACGTCTATCAGGCCTTTTTGCAGTTCAAGTGGCCGGATACCGACATCGAGTTCACCGTGGGCCGTCAGCCCCTGGCCCTGCCCCAGAGCGGCTACTTCGACGGCGGCCTGGTCTTCGACTCCGAAGCCGCCGCCATCGTGATCACCGCCCCGCTGATCCCCGACACCCTGAGCCTGTTGGTCGGTTACAGCCGGTTCTACGACGACGGCCAGTGGGATGGCTCCACCACCCAGGTCGCCGATGAGCTGGACCTGTTTTTCATGGCCCTGCCCATCACCCTGGACGGCTTCAGCGTCACCCCGTGGACCGCTATCGGCATCGGCGGACGTGACGCCGGCTACGACAGCCTGGTCGCCGCGAACCTGACCAGCGCCGGCTCCAACGGCCTGTGGGGCGCCTGGGCCAACACCCAGTACGCCGAGAACCTTCAAACCTACAACGCCGCCGTGGCCGCCGGTCTGATTCCGGCCTCCCAGCAGGCCGCGTACACCCAGGCCTTTGCCCAGGCCGCCCAGGCCATCAACAAGAAGAGCATGTGGGAAAACAACCAGAACACCTACTGGTGGCTCGGCGGCGCGATCGAAGTCGACGCGCTTGATCCCATCAAGTTCTACGCCGACGTGATCTACGGCCAGGGCGCCATGAGCGACCGCAAGTCCAGCCAGCGTCACGGCTGGTTCATCGACGCGGCCATCGAGTACACCGGCTGGGACGTGCTGACCCCGTCCGTGTTCGGCTGGTGGAGCACCGGTGAGGACGGTTCCTGGACCAACGGCAGCGAGCGCATGCCCTACACCGTTCCCGGTTGGAACGCCGGCACCTCCTTCCTGTTCGACGGCGGACAGGAACTGGGCGCCGACAGCAACATGTACATGAACCCGGTGGGCACCTGGGGTATCGGCGCTTCCTTGAAGGACATCTCCTTCATCGAAAAGCTGACCCATCGCATCACCGTGGCCTATGTGCAGGGTACCAACTCGTCCAAGGCCATCCGGGCCACGAACCTGAGCTACGTGCAGATCTTAAACAACGCCACCGCCGTGGCCATGACCGGCGCGAGCGTCACCCCGGCCTACTACGGTGTCGACTACTCCTACCCGAGCTACTCCTCCAACGGCCTGTTCGCCATGGGCCGCGACCTGACGGTCGAGGAGTACGTGATCGGCGTGAACTTCGATCACAAGTACATGATCTACGAGAACCTGGCTGCCATCCTCGAGACCGGCTACGCCCACGGCTCCTTCCAGAAGAGCGTGTGGGGCTCGCGCCTGGTCAACAAGGCCTCCGACGCCTGGCGCGTGGCCCTGGGGTTGCAGTACAAGTTCTAA